DNA sequence from the Methanolobus sp. ZRKC5 genome:
AATAGCACCAGGACAGTTCCTATCAAGGTCTATAATTGGATTCAACGATCACCACATTGCTGAAACGTTACTAACAACTATTATAGCAATGTTCATGGTAATAATGCTGAAAAAAGCAAGTGAACACGAAATAACGTTTGAAATGATCAAAAATAAGGATCTTTCTACCTTTAAAGTAGTACTGCCTTATATGTTGTTGACAGGGGTGGCACTTGGGGCATACTCACTTACATGGATTGGTGCTATATTCTTTAGCTTCGTGATCGGTGTCTATATAACCATACAATTTTGCATAGATCACATGCACAAAAGATCCAATGATTATCTGGCAATCTCAGGAATGATAATCTTTGCTGTTGCACTTATAATGGTTTTAGCAACACCATATATAGGAAGTACAAAACCACTTGCAATTAAAGGTCTGGTTGCCGGAATAATTGCATTCCCTGTCCTGAGTCTGATGTCAACGATGATGAACAAAAAAGCAATAAAAAAATCATATTATCCTCTTGCAATTTCCATCTTTTTTGTAGTGGGAGTGGGAGTTGCTAAATTGGTATCTGAGTCTGCTTACGCCCTCATAACAAGTGTATTCAGTTTTTTCATGCGCACTGGTGGCGGACTTACCATTGCGGAAGCCTCCCCTCTTTTATCCATTGGAGGCCAATTCTCCTTCCAGCCAATCTGGTACAACTTCGGAGCAATGGGGTACATTTCATTTATTGCACTGGCAATACTCACCTACAAAGCATTTACCCAGAAAAACACACCTGAAAACACGTTTCTTATTGTATGGACACTCATGATTATCTGGGCCATGCTCCAGCAGAACCGCTTCGCATACTACTATTCAGTCAATGCAGCAATACTCTGTGCATGGGTAAACATCAAAATTCTGAAACTTGCTGGATGGAAAAATCTGATGGATAGCATTAAATCAAAATCATTCAGCGCTAAAAACATAAAAGCTATGCACATACTTTCAGCTGCATTTATAATACTTGTTCTTGTATACCCAAGCTACAGCCTGGCAATGCAGCAGACACAGGGAACCAGTGGCCCCAATGGTTACTGGATTGAGGCAACCACATGGCTCAGATACAACACTCCTGATCCTGGACTTGATTACTATGAAAGCTACGAAATTCCTGCTGATGGTGAAAGTTACAAATACCCCGATGCAGCATACGGTGTAATGTCCTGGTGGGATTACGGACACTGGATAGAAGTCATAGGACATCGCATACCAAATGCTAATCCTTTCCAAAAGGGAATTGGCGGACGCACAAATAGTATCGATGAAGAGAACCTCCCAGGAGCCTCTACTTTCTTCACAGCTCCTTCTGAGGAAACTGCAACAGAAGTGCTTGAGGCCATACACCCTGATCCTGAGAAAGCAGGTGCACGTTACATTGTTTCAGATGTTGAAATGGCTACAGGAAAATTCTATGCTATGACTGCCTGGACACTGGACACTGACAACTACTACATACCAGTGCAAACTGATGTTGGCTACCAGAATGTGCCTGGTCCAAGGTATTACGATTCAATGGAAGCAAGACTTCATATATTCGATGCTAGTGGACTAAAACAGTATCGTATGGTATATGAATCACCTATTGGAAGCACACAGGAGCCAGGATATAAGAACGTCTACAATGTGCTCTATGGCGGGACATTGACCGAAGAAAACACAGGATATGTGAAGATATTCGAGTACGTTGAAGGTGCAACAATCACAGGAACAGCACCTGTTAATGAAACAGTAACAATCAGCAACAATATACTCACAAACCAGATGAGGACGTTTACTTACACGCAGTCAACCACATCTGATGGCACATATTCTTTCACCGTACCTTATTCAACAACAGGCCCGATAGAAGGTGAAACACAATTTGATACTATGCCTGCAGGCCCTTATACAATAAGCTATGGAACTGTCACAGAACAAGTCAGCGTCAGTGAAACAGATGTCCTGAATGGGAACACGATAGAAGTGTGAGAACTTCTTTCCCATTCCATCTTTACTTTTTTTAATTATTTCCCGACACTTACAAATAACATCAGGCAGAAGCTAGCTCTAAGGTGATATATTGGACAATATAATCAAGGGAAAAGCATGGACATTCGGCAGTGATATCGATACCGATGTCATAATTCCCGGAAAATACCTGCGCACAACAGACATGCAGGTCTTTGCAGATCATGCTATGGAAGGAATAGACCCCGAGTTCTCAAAAAAGGTTGAAAAAGGAGACGTAATTGTTGCAGATGACAATTTTGGCTGTGGCTCGTCCAGAGAACAGGCAGCATTAGCCCTGAAATATGCAGGTGTTGCATGTGTAGTGGCAAGGTCTTTTGGGAGAATATTCTTCAGGAACGCCATCAATGTAGGACTGCCACTCATGGAAGCAGATGTACAGTGCAGTGAAGGAGATGAAGTTGAAATTGATCTGCTTCAGGGAACTGTTAAAGTAAATGGCAAAGTATTTCATGGAAACAAACTTCCGGACTTCCTTCTTGAAATGCTGACAAATGGCGGGCTTGTAGCCCAGCGTAAAGAAACGAAGAACTCACAGTAACATATGATGAATATGATATTTCCCGATGAATACAAACGTGTAGGCCACAGCAGGGAACTACATGACGGTGAAGATAAACGTATATACTTCCTTACGAAGTACATGATAGTCGAACACTGTAATGGTGAGAGAAACTACACTCTTTATGAAGTAAATCATCATGGAGACGATCTGCTAAGAGATGTTGAATCCCTAAAAGTACTGGCTTCAGGTGAAGAG
Encoded proteins:
- a CDS encoding 3-isopropylmalate dehydratase, producing the protein MLDNIIKGKAWTFGSDIDTDVIIPGKYLRTTDMQVFADHAMEGIDPEFSKKVEKGDVIVADDNFGCGSSREQAALALKYAGVACVVARSFGRIFFRNAINVGLPLMEADVQCSEGDEVEIDLLQGTVKVNGKVFHGNKLPDFLLEMLTNGGLVAQRKETKNSQ
- a CDS encoding oligosaccharyl transferase, archaeosortase A system-associated; this encodes MTTESKPPKIIGDKLIHLGVIILSLLVSIYIRTIPKAGVFISDTFVRFGGNDPWYHLRNVESIVQNYPNMLWFDAYTQYPNGGNQVFAPLFDYFLSTVIWIIGLGTPSQDLINTLCAYNPVILGALVIIPTYFFTKNIFGSRAALLAAFFIAIAPGQFLSRSIIGFNDHHIAETLLTTIIAMFMVIMLKKASEHEITFEMIKNKDLSTFKVVLPYMLLTGVALGAYSLTWIGAIFFSFVIGVYITIQFCIDHMHKRSNDYLAISGMIIFAVALIMVLATPYIGSTKPLAIKGLVAGIIAFPVLSLMSTMMNKKAIKKSYYPLAISIFFVVGVGVAKLVSESAYALITSVFSFFMRTGGGLTIAEASPLLSIGGQFSFQPIWYNFGAMGYISFIALAILTYKAFTQKNTPENTFLIVWTLMIIWAMLQQNRFAYYYSVNAAILCAWVNIKILKLAGWKNLMDSIKSKSFSAKNIKAMHILSAAFIILVLVYPSYSLAMQQTQGTSGPNGYWIEATTWLRYNTPDPGLDYYESYEIPADGESYKYPDAAYGVMSWWDYGHWIEVIGHRIPNANPFQKGIGGRTNSIDEENLPGASTFFTAPSEETATEVLEAIHPDPEKAGARYIVSDVEMATGKFYAMTAWTLDTDNYYIPVQTDVGYQNVPGPRYYDSMEARLHIFDASGLKQYRMVYESPIGSTQEPGYKNVYNVLYGGTLTEENTGYVKIFEYVEGATITGTAPVNETVTISNNILTNQMRTFTYTQSTTSDGTYSFTVPYSTTGPIEGETQFDTMPAGPYTISYGTVTEQVSVSETDVLNGNTIEV